The following proteins are encoded in a genomic region of Arachis stenosperma cultivar V10309 chromosome 4, arast.V10309.gnm1.PFL2, whole genome shotgun sequence:
- the LOC130976104 gene encoding U-box domain-containing protein 11-like, which translates to MAGEVAGDRTPELLAIVHDIAGMCVGAVGTGSSAAAAAPTPPLPAAIAGDGTFRKDCTDLVRRISLLSHLFEEIKELNKVADSASSSSSESGGGGAAASDGDGGGAAASWSFDVVVALQSAKRLLSVARNFRSNCSSDGAAKTIIFQFQSVTWKLEKLLSNLPYDHLEISEEVREQVDLVRTQLRRATDKYGFMISQMPSYKLSEPLAQEISQVPGRTTSGLHKQHSCPENLSELDKIRTNDGGEVCSRHQGVSRLERARSIPTMSEISLTNVTDTESEESSESKSPPEVKKSEGVLIPEDFLCPISLELMRDPVIVATGQTYERSYIQRWIDCGNTTCPKTQQKLQHLTLTPNYVLRSLISQWCIQHNIEQPTGLTNGKIKKSDGSFIDVTGDIAAIEVLVQKLSSRSVEDRRAAVTEIRSLSKRSTDNRILIAEAGAIPLLVNLLTSEDVLTQDNVVTSILNLSIYENNKGLIMLAGAIPSIVQVLRAGTMEARENAAATLFSLSLADENKIIIGASGAIPALVELLQNGSPRGKKDAATALFNLCIYQGNKGRAIRAGIITALLKMLTDSSKSMVDEALTIMSVLASHQEAKVAIVKASTIPVLIDLLRTGLPRNKENAAAILLALCKRDTENLASLSRLGAVIPLTELSRSGTERAKRKATSLLEHLRKLQQV; encoded by the exons ATGGCCGGCGAAGTTGCCGGAGACCGGACGCCGGAGCTTCTTGCCATCGTCCACGACATCGCCGGCATGTGTGTCGGAGCCGTTGGGACCGGGTCCTCTGCCGCCGCAGCAGCACCCACACCACCACTTCCCGCCGCCATTGCTGGCGACGGCACCTTCAGGAAAGACTGCACCGATCTGGTGCGACGGATCTCTCTCCTCTCGCACCTGTTCGAGGAGATTAAGGAGCTCAACAAGGTTGCCGACTCTGCTTCGAGTTCTTCGTCTGaaagtggtggtggtggtgctgcTGCTTCTGATGGCGATGGTGGTGGTGCTGCTGCTTCTTGGTCGTTTGATGTGGTGGTGGCGCTTCAATCGGCGAAGCGTTTGCTTTCGGTGGCGAGGAACTTCCGTTCCAATTGCTCTTCT GATGGAGCTGCCAAGACCATTATCTTCCAATTTCAGAGTGTGACATGGAAATTGGAAAAACTACTAAGCAACTTACCATATGATCATTTAGAAATTTCAGAAGAAGTCAGAGAACAG GTGGACTTAGTCAGAACACAATTAAGACGGGCCACGGATAAATACGGGTTTATGATTTCACAAATGCCATCATATAAATTATCTGAGCCACTTGCTCAAGAAATCAGTCAGGTTCCTGGTAGAACCACGAGTGGATTGCATAAACAACACAGCTGTCCTGAAAACTTATCAGAATTAGACAAAATCCGTACAAACGATGGAGGGGAAGTTTGCAGCAGACATCAGGGAGTTTCTCGCTTAGAAAGAGCCAGGAGCATCCCTACCATGTCTGAGATCTCCTTAACAAATGTTACTGATACCGAAAGTGAAGAAAGCTCCGAGAGTAAGAGCCCACCTGAGGTTAAAAAGTCTGAAGGAGTTCTAATTCCCGAAGACTTTCTTTGCCCTATATCCTTGGAACTAATGAGGGATCCGGTTATTGTTGCCACCGGTCAG ACGTATGAGAGATCTTACATACAGAGATGGATAGATTGTGGAAATACAACATGTCCTAAAACCCAGCAGAAGCTCCAGCATTTGACACTTACGCCAAACTATGTTTTAAGGAGCCTTATTTCTCAGTGGTGTATACAGCACAACATTGAACAGCCAACAGGACTAACTaatggaaaaataaagaagagCGACGGATCGTTCATAGATGTCACAGGTGACATAGCGGCAATCGAAGTCCTGGTACAGAAGCTCTCCAGCCGGTCTGTCGAGGATCGTAGAGCAGCCGTAACTGAAATTCGATCACTCTCCAAACGTAGCACGGACAACAGGATACTGATTGCTGAAGCCGGAGCAATTCCACTTCTAGTCAACCTTTTAACATCTGAAGATGTATTGACACAGGATAATGTAGTCACTTCGATTCTCAACCTTTCTATATATGAAAACAACAAGGGACTCATAATGCTTGCGGGTGCCATTCCATCCATCGTCCAGGTTCTCCGAGCTGGAACCATGGAAGCAAGAGAAAATGCTGCAGCAACCCTCTTCAGCTTGTCACTTGCCGAcgagaataaaataataatcgGTGCCTCAGGCGCTATACCTGCGTTGGTAGAATTGCTCCAAAATGGGAGCCCAAGAGGGAAGAAAGATGCAGCAACAGCATTGTTCAATTTATGTATTTATCAAGGAAACAAAGGCAGGGCCATTAGGGCAGGGATTATCACAGCACTGTTGAAAATGCTTACAGATTCAAGCAAATCGATGGTGGACGAAGCCCTCACAATAATGTCTGTTCTTGCCAGCCATCAAGAGGCAAAGGTAGCTATAGTTAAAGCCAGCACCATACCAGTTTTAATAGATCTCTTGAGGACCGGATTGCCTCGCAACAAAGAGAATGCGGCCGCCATTTTACTTGCATTGTGCAAGAGGGATACCGAAAATCTTGCTTCTTTAAGTAGACTTGGTGCTGTCATACCTCTTACCGAACTTTCAAGGAGCGGTACAGAGAGGGCAAAGAGGAAAGCTACTTCATTATTGGAGCATCTTCGTAAGTTGCAGCAGGTTTGA
- the LOC130974983 gene encoding uncharacterized protein LOC130974983, with product MVDRVTVRVYYFGQILLETPKGVRFSCEKPLDIVIPFTISFEELKGVICEKIGFQISKKISCMVYRYPIPVFGGFVQYQTKYVTDEASMQEMFSMYFESRGQISVIELYVEFEQSEVDRNIEEEEYDSDSEEEFESNYEAVAPEGEEDQGDGVVGPNVEDVAHALANEDPFEEPSFMRVLDLEAMHAPEFPEYMSAGSNDVVFKLLNVFALNYFDLAVVVVEIPMVADGEFAIGMEFSSREAVLKAVKDYTIRRGVDYRVYESEPLTFYAKCTQYGSGCDWLIRVSMISRKYCWVVRRYNGSHTCTRATISQDHSKLDSNTIAEAIKPLVEADPSIKVKSVIAEVQSKFNYTVSYRKAWLAKQKAVEKIFGGWEASYEALPIWFQAMCNKEPSAIVHYETMSAYQGDEEVTDIRVLHRVFWSYYPCIRAFRHCKPVVQVDGTHLYGKYKGCLLVAVSQDGNNNIVPIAFAIVEGETSDAWHFFLSNLRQHVVTRDGVGLISDRHESINAAIARSNGAWSPPRAFHMFCIRHIESNFLRKFKAPYLQKLVVNIGYSRTVREYEQRYQRLRERGEAYTNWLNRIPREQYALAYDGGYRWGHMTTNLVECINSVLKGARNLPITALVKATFYRLNELFTRKRAEAESRITAGHVFSEVVTSKLNANQLASSNIQVNCFDRMNEVFEVREMPAGTEYAVDHLV from the exons ATGGTTGATAGAGTTACAGTTAGAGTATATTATTTCGGTCAGATTCTATTAGAAACACCCAAAGGAGTGAGATTTAGTTGTGAGAAGCCGTTAGATATTGTAATCCCTTTCACAATCTCATTCGAGGAGCTAAAAGGTGTGATTTGTGAGAAGATAGGTTTTCAGATATCCAAGAAAATATCATGTATGGTATATAGATATCCCATACCGGTATTTGGTGGTTTCGTGCAGTATCAAACCAAGTATGTAACCGACGAAGCGAGTATGCAGGAGATGTTTTCAATGTATTTTGAAAGTCGCGGTCAGATATCGGTGATAGAGTTGTACGTCGAATTCGAACAATCTGAAGTGGACCGGAAtattgaagaggaagaataTGATAGTGACAGTGAGGAAGAGTTTGAAAGCAATTACGAAGCTGTTGCTccagaaggagaagaagatcaAGGTGACGGGGTGGTGGGTCCAAATGTGGAAGACGTTGCACATGCACTTGCAAACGAGGATCCCTTTGAGGAGCCGTCCTTCATGCGGGTTCTGGACTTGGAAGCCATGCATGCGCCGGAGTTTCCGGAATATATGAGTGCCG GGAGCAACGACgtagtctttaagttattaaatGTATTTGccttaaattattttgatttggcTGTCGTTGTGGTAGAAATTCCTATGGTCGCAGATGGTGAATTTGCAATCGGAATGGAATTCAGTTCTAGGGAAGCTGTATTGAAGGCGGTGAAGGATTATACCATCCGAAGAGGCGTAGACTACCGTGTGTATGAGTCGGAGCCGTTGACCTTCTATGCGAAGTGTACACAGTATGGATCAGGGTGTGATTGGCTTATCAGGGTTAGCATGATCAGCAGAAAGTATTGTTGGGTTGTAAGGAGGTACAACGGTTCTCACACTTGTACTAGAGCCACTATTTCTCAGGATCATTCGAAGCTGGATTCGAACACAATTGCGGAAGCAATAAAGCCGTTGGTTGAGGCTGACCCGTCGATAAAGGTGAAATCAGTTATTGCAGAAGTGCAGTCGAAGTTCAATTACACCGTCAGCTATCGGAAGGCATGGCTGGCGAAACAAAAAGCAGTGGAAAAAATATTTGGCGGTTGGGAAGCATCATATGAAGCTTTGCCTATATGGTTTCAGGCCATGTGTAACAAGGAGCCATCAGCAATCGTCCATTACGAGACTATGTCTGCATATCAAGGTGATGAGGAAGTAACTGATATCCGGGTATTGCATAGAGTCTTCTGGAGTTATTACCCCTGCATTAGAGCGTTCAGACACTGCAAGCCAGTTGTCCAGGTTGATGGGACTCACTTGTACGGAAAGTATAAGGGTTGTTTGTTGGTCGCTGTTTCACAGGATGGTAACAATAATATCGTCCCTATTGCGTTTGCAATTGTGGAGGGGGAGACTTCTGATGCATGGCACTTTTTCCTTAGTAACCTGCGACAACATGTTGTGACTAGGGATGGGGTGGGACTGATTTCTGACAGGCACGAATCCATCAATGCAGCTATTGCCCGGAGCAACGGAGCTTGGTCGCCCCCGAGAGCATTCCACATGTTTTGCATCAGGCATATAGAGTCAAACTTCTTGAGAAAGTTCAAGGCACCGTACCTGCAAAAACTTGTGGTCAATATAG GTTATTCGAGGACGGTGCGCGAGTACGAACAGCGCTACCAGCGTTTACGTGAACGGGGCGAGGCATATACCAACTGGCTGAACCGAATCCCACGCGAACAGTACGCGTTGGCGTATGACGGTGGCTACCGCTGGGGTCACATGACGACAAACCTAGTGGAATGCATCAACTCCGTGTTGAAGGGGGCACGCAATCTTCCTATAACTGCACTTGTGAAAGCCACATTCTACAGGCTTAACGAGTTGTTCACTAGAAAAAGAGCCGAGGCGGAGTCGCGGATAACAGCTGGACATGTTTTTTCTGAGGTTGTCACGTCGAAACTGAATGCCAATCAACTTGCAAGTTCTAACATCCAGGTTAATTGCTTCGATAGGATGAATGAGGTCTTCGAGGTTCGTGAGATGCCAGCTGGAACTGAGTATGCCGTCGATCATCTGGTGTAG
- the LOC130974984 gene encoding serine/threonine-protein phosphatase 7 long form homolog produces the protein MAKRHKARDVDRPELHIVNYLSNPDYLDASSRMMTCDHPLPPDRYHPSVEDHLRVTGFYHASQIGVVQGQKALINALVERWRPETHTFHLPIGECTVTLEDVAVILGLPTNGLPVTGMTLSSFEALEGECFHQFGVAPRKADCRGSGIKMTWLRNLKERIQLTDENSMQRYVKCHIMLLLGTILLGDKSGASVHWKFLPLLRDFHSISNFSWGSACLAHLYRSLCRASRFDCKEIDGPLTLLLGWFWIRLPYLAPPTREPRSFPLANRWRNWERGDIRYRYLSLAHFREALDEVQEGQFVWVAYGVDRIEPGIIPEDIFLHAVVWSATVPLISFESIEWHATDRVRRQFGLVQGVPSEETNLGRAHGETLAGPKNVDWATAPSHSCWIMRWTNRYNYILREYVEPSQHPLDVYMDWYRARYGKHLRLSNVVVQENDEGEQVMDDEGNPVINDEGSPVMEDEGRPVIHVANEEPVSHSHPHPPPPPASQEQIQASVPYHVQTQYTPSYPIDQQYWSTPQWDAGEGASFSQLLGFMAADAGQSQFGHQHEFMPGRYSLDARIPCHTASVTSGGLETGDSSRSEGGRGIFTSRNLRRVSMGQIEENAGIGEHETDQYLVEEPDDEEMDEDQEESEDDEMDEDEESRNNAPDDADDAGETGKHYNLRVDPPRRSANRYTPSMFKKAKKKCKNILENIKWATRK, from the exons ATGGCTAAGAGACACAAGGCTAGAGATGTTGATCGTCCGGAACTTCACATTGTTAATTATTTGTCTAATCCTGATTAT TTAG ATGCT AGTTCACGGATGATGACATGTGACCACCCACTGCCTCCCGATCGGTACCATCCAAGTGTAGAGGATCATTTACGGGTAACTGGGTTTTATCATGCCTCTCAGATTGGAGTAGTCCAAGGACAGAAAGCATTGATAAATGCTTTAGTTGAGAGGTGGCGGCCGGAAACACACACCTTCCACCTTCCGATTGGTGAGTGCACAGTGACCCTTGAGGATGTAGCTGTTATTTTGGGCCTCCCGACGAACGGCCTTCCGGTTACGGGGATGACCTTGAGCAGCTTTGAAGCATTGGAGGGTGAGTGTTTCCATCAGTTTGGGGTCGCACCGAGAAAGGCCGACTGCAGAGGGAGCGGCATAAAAATGACATGGCTTAGGAATCTAAAAGAACGTATACAACTGACTGACGAAAACAGTATGCAGAGGTACGTCAAGTGCCACATTATGTTGTTATTGGGTACTATATTACTTGGAGACAAGTCAGGGGCATCTGTGCACTGGAAGTTTCTGCCTTTGCTTCGGGATTTTCATAGTATCAGTAATTTTAGTTGGGGATCGGCATGTTTGGCGCACCTATACCGGTCATTATGCCGGGCCTCTCGTTTTGATTGTAAAGAAATCGATGGTCCGTTAACACTGCTGCTAGGTTGGTTTTGGATCCGCCTACCGTATCTTGCGCCCCCTACTAGGGAACCACGCAGTTTTCCGCTTGCAAACAG GTGGCGTAACTGGGAGCGTGGTGACATTCGGTATAGATATCTTAGTCTCGCCCACTTTAGGGAGGCGTTAGATGAGGTTCAGGAAGGGCAG TTCGTGTGGGTTGCTTATGGTGTGGATCGCATTGAACCGGGCATAATCCCAGAAGACATCTTCCTGCACGCAGTAGTCTGGAGCGCTACGGTTCCGTTGATTTCATTTGAATCTATTGAGTGGCATGCAACGGATAGAGTTAGAAGACAATTTGGTTTGGTTCAGGGAGTTCCATCTGAGGAAACAAATCTGGGAAGGGCACATGGAGAAACACTTGCTGGTCCTAAGAATGTTGACTGGGCCACAGCCCCGTCCCATTCATGTTGGATTATGCGCTGGACAAACAGGTATAATTACATTCTGCGTGAGTATGTGGAACCTTCACAGCATCCATTGGATGTTTACATGGACTGGTATCGTGCACGGTATGGCAAGCATTTGAGATTGTCAAATGTTGTGGTTCAAGAGAACGATGAAGGTGAACAAGTAATGGATGATGAGGGTAACCCAGTTATAAATGATGAGGGTAGCCCAGTAATGGAAGATGAGGGTCGCCCAGTTATTCATGTAGCCAATGAAGAACCGGTTTCACATTCACATCCACATCCACCTCCACCTCCAGCTTCCCAAGAACAAATTCAGGCCTCGGTACCATATCATGTTCAGACACAATATACCCCGTCATACCCAATAGATCAACAATATTGGAGTACTCCACAATGGGATGCTGGAGAGGGTGCTTCTTTTAGCCAGTTGCTTGGCTTCATGGCTGCGGATGCAGGGCAGTCACAATTTGGCCATCAACATGAGTTTATGCCCGGGAGGTATTCTTTGGACGCGAGGATTCCATGCCACACTGCCTCAGTTACTTCTGGAGGTTTGGAAACTGGAGATTCCAGTAGAAGTGAAGGCGGTCGGGGGATCTTTACTAGCAGGAACCTACGGCGTGTATCAATGGGTCAGATTGAAGAAAATGCCGGGATAGGTGAGCATGAAACCGATCAGTATCTCGTGGAAGAACCGGATGATGAGGAGATGGATGAGGATCAAGAGGAGAGCGAGGATGACGAGATGGATGAGGATGAAGAATCCCGCAACAATGCTCCTGATGATGCGGATGATGCAG GTGAGACAGGTAAACATTACAATCTCAGGGTGGACCCGCCACGTCGGAGCGCTAATCGATACACCCCGTCCATGTTCAAGAAGGCCAAGAAGAAATGCAAGAACATCCTCGAGAACATAAAGTGGGCAACAAGAAAGTAG